From the genome of Rathayibacter sp. VKM Ac-2804:
GGAGGAGGTGATGAACTCGGTGCGCACCGCGGTGCGCGACGCCTCCTCCTCCGCGCTCATCGCCGTGGTGCGCGCCCCCGACCAGGAGCCGTCCTCGCTCGCCCCGCAGGACAGCTACAACCGCGAGCTGCAGAACGGCGTGATCAGCGACGACCTCCGCGAGCGCGTGCAGGCCGGTGCGGACGGGCAGTACTGGCAGTCGGTGACCCTCGGCGCCTCCGGGCAGCAGCTCCCCGGCATCGTCGTCGGCTCGACGATCGAGCTGCCCAGCTCCGCCGGGCGCTACGAGCTCTACATCGGCTACTCCCTCGCCGACGCGGAGCGGACCCTGCAGTTCGTGCAGCAGGTGCTCAACATCGCCGGCATCCTGCTGATCCTCCTGATCGGCGCGGTCAGCTGGGTGGTGGTGCGGATCGTGGTCGCCCCCGTGCGGGTGGCGGCCGAGACCAGCCAGCGCCTCGCCGCCGGCGACTTCGACGTGCGCATCCCGGAGAGGGGACAGGACGTGATCGCGACCCTCGCCCGCTCGTTCAACGGCATGGCCGACAGCCTCCAGGAGCAGATCAGCGAGCTCGCGACGCTCAGCCGGGTGCAGCAGCGCTTCGTCTCGGACGTCTCGCACGAGCTGCGCACCCCGCTGACCACGATGAAGCTCGCCGGCGACGTGCTCTACGACCAGCGCGAGGGCTTCCCGCCGGTCGCCGAGCGGACCGTCGAGCTGCTGCACGGCCAGATCGGCCGCTTCGAGAGCCTCCTCGCCGATCTGCTCGAGATCTCCCGCCACGACGCCGGCTCGGCCGAGCTCGAGCTCGAGCCGGTCAACCTGGTGCGGCTCGCGAGCGAGGAGATGGACGGCATGCGCGGGATCGCCGAGGCGAACGGCTCGCAGCTCACGCTCTCCGCCCCCGGCGGCTACTTCGACGCCGAGATGGACGCCCGCCGGATCCGCCGCATCGTGCGGAACCTGCTCGGCAACGCGATCGAGCACGGCGACGGCCGCGAGATCGTGGTGACCGTCGACAGCAACGCGACGGCGGTGGCGCTCGCCGTCCGCGACTACGGTCACGGGATGAGCTCCGAGGAGGTGGTCCGCGTGTTCGACCGGTTCTGGCGCGCGGACCCGTCGCGCCGCCGCACCCTCGGCGGCACCGGCCTCGGCCTCTCGATCGCGCAGGAGGACACGGCGCTGCACCACGGCTGGCTGCAGGTCTGGTCGATGCCCGGTCGCGGCGCCTGCTTCCGGCTCACCGTCCCGCGCCGCCGCGGTGAGCGGATCGACGCCTCGCCGCTCCCGCTGCCGCCCGTCGACGCCGGCGAGCAGGAGTTCACCGGCCCGATCGTCCTGCCGCCGCTGCCGCCGCTGCCGGTCGACGGCGTCCCCGAGCACGGGGTCGTCCAGTGAGGCGCGTGCGGTCCGCCGCGGCGGCGGTCCTGCTGCTGGCCGCCCTGGTCGGCTGCGCGGGCATCCCGCGCGGCGGCGACGTCGGCGTGGGTCAGCCCGACACCGCGCCGCAGGACCTGCAGTACGACTTCCTCCCCTCCGGCCCCGCCGAGGGCGCCGACCAGTTCGAGATCCTCACCGGCTTCATCGACGCCGCGTCGAGCCCGCAGAACAACTACAAGATCGCCCGCGAGTTCCTCTCCACCGGAGCCGACTGGACGCCGAGCGAGCACGTCACCGTCGACGAGGGCCAGCGCTCCTCGACCCAGCCGGGCGCCTCGACGCTCTCGCTCACGATCACGCCGGTGGCGGAGGTGGACGCGACCGGCGTCTACTCCGAGGTCGCCGCCGCCGCCGCGCTCGAGCTCGACTACGGCTTCGTCCAGGAGAACGGCGAGTGGCGGATCAGCGCGCCGCCCAGCGGCGTCGTCATCGACCGGACCACCTTCCAGCAGGTGTTCTCCACCTACGCCCTCTACTTCTTCGACCCCAGCTACAGCTACCTGGTGCCGGACCTGCGCTGGTTCGCCTCGCGCGCGGACAGCTCGACCAGCACCACGATCGTCACCGAGCTGCTGCGCGGGCCGACCCCGTGGCTCCGCGACTCGTCCGCCGTCGTCTCGGCCTTCCCGACCGGGACGGCGCTCGCCGCGGAGACGGTGCCGGTCGAGGCGCAGCGCGCCGTGGTCGATCTCAACTCGGCGGCGCTCGAGGCCGACGAGCGGCAGTGGCGCCGGATGGCGCTCCAGCTCGGCCGCAGCCTCGCCAACGTCTCCAATGTCACCGGAGTCTCGCTCTCGGTGCAGCAGAACCCGATCGAGATCCCGACCGAGGTCACGGGACTGCCGACCTCGCCGCGGGTGGACACCCGGCCGCTGGTGCTCACGGACGGCGAGTTCGGCTTCCTCGGCTCCTCCGGGCTCGCCGAGACCGCGGTCTCCGACCGGATCGCCGCGCTCGGGCCCCGCGCCGCAGTGCTGGGGGAGCAGCGGGGCGCCGACTCCAGCGCATCCGCGGCCGTCCTCACGGGGGCCGGGGTCTCGCTGGTGACCCCCGGGGTCGACGACGTGCTGCTCGACGCCCGGAGCGGCCTCGCCGCCCCCGGGATGGACCCCTTCGGCTACGTCTGGTCGGTGCCCACCGCCGCGCCGAACCAGCTCGTCGCCTACTCGTCCGACGGCTCCCGGTCGCTGCAGGTCGCCACCGCCTGGCCCGAGATCGAGTCGATCGCCTCGTTCGCGCTCTCGCGGGACGGCACGCGGATGCTCGCCCTCGCGCAGGACGGGCAGCAGGCGACGGTGCTCGTCGCCGGCGTCACCCGCTCGGCCAACGGCGATCCGATCGCGATCGGCGAGCCGGTCGTGCTCCGGTCGACGCTCGGCACGGCGGTCGCCGCCGCGTGGACCGACGAGCTCGACGTGGTCTCGGTCGTGCGCGGCTCCACGGGCGAGGACACCGTGACGACGAACCAGCTCGGCGGGGCGGACACCCCGCTCGGCACGACGACCGGCACCGTCCAGATCGCGGCCGGCAACGCCTCGACCCAGATCCGGATCCTCGCGGAGGGCGGCGAGCTGCGCCAGCAGCGCGGCTCGGCCTGGCAGACGGTCGCGACGGGCATCGGTCTTCTCGCGACGCAGACCGGCATGGGGTCCTGACACCGGGCACACTCGCCCGATGCTCCGCGATCACCTCCTCGACGCCCTCGCCGTGCTGCTGCCGGTGGACTGCCCCGCCTGCGGGCTGCCGGCGACGCGGGTGCCGTGCGCGGACTGCGCCTCGGCGCTCGCGGGGGAGGCGCGACCGCACCTGCGCCGGCTGGGCCCGGACGACGACCCGCTCGAGGTGCTCGTCGGCGCGGAGTACTCCGGCACGGTGCGCCGCCTCGTCCTCGCGCTCAAGGCGGAGGGACGGGTCGCCGCGGCGCGACCGCTGGGCGCGCTGCTGCGGCCCGTCGTCCTGGGGGCGCTCGACGGCGCTCCGGCGCTGCTGGTCGCACCGCCCCGATCGCGCCTGCGGCACCTGCGGCGCGGCTTCGACCCCGTCGACCTGCTGGTGCGCTCGGCCGGCGGGCGCCTCGCCCGGCCGCTCGCGCGGACGCGGCTCGCCCTCGACCAGGTCGGCCTCGCCCGGGCCGAGCGGCGCGCGAACCTCGACGGCGCGTTCCGCGCCAGGCGTCCGCTCGGCGGTGAGCGGATCCTGCTGGTCGACGACGTGGTCACCTCGGGCGCCACGCTGCTCGAGCTGCGCCGTGCCGTCCGCGCGGGCGGAGGAGCGGTCGCCGGCGCCGTCGCTCTCGCGGGCACTCCCCGGCGGCGGAGCGCGACTTCCTGATGAACTCCCGATGACGATCCGGCGACAGCGGGTCTACGCTCGGGGGACGGCGTGAACGGTCCGCCCGGAGAAAGGCGGCACGCCGTACTCGACTGGGAGGTTGTCATGGACATCGACATCACAGGCCGCAACATGGGCATCACCGATCGCTTCCGCGCCTACGCGACGGAGAAGTCGGAGAAGATCGCCCACCTCGCCGACCGGGCGCTTGCGCTCGAGATCAAGGCGAGCCGTCACAGCGAGGGCAAGGGCGCCGCCGCCGGCGACCGGGTCGAGCTCACGCTGATCGGCAAGGGGCCCGTCGTGCGGGCCGAGGCGAGCGGAGCCGACAAGTACGCCGCCTTCGACGTGGCCCTCGGGCGCCTGCTCGAACGGGTGCGGCGGGCCAAGGACCGCAAGAAGGTGCACCGGGGCCAGCATCGGCCGACCTCGCTGCGCGACGCGGCGGCCGACGACTTCAGCGTCGTCGCGATCCAGCCGGCCGACGCCGAGGTGCTGGAGCGCCTGAGCACGGGCGTGATCCCCGTGCAGGAGGAGCCGGCGCCGGTCGACGCCGCCGTCGACGAGGACGACGTGGAGGAGCCGTACTGCCCCGTCGTCATCCGCACCAAGGTCTTCCCCTCCGTTTCGATGAGCGTCGACGACGCCGTCGACTACATGGAGCTGGTCGGCCACGACTTCTACCTCTTCATCGACGCCGACACCGACCGCCCGAGCGTCGTCTACCGCCGCAAGGGCTGGGACTACGGCGTGATCGGCCTGGGCGACGAGGCGGACGCGCAGCCGGAGGCCGCGGCGGTCTGACCGTGCCCTCCGCGTGACGGAGAGCCCCCGGCGGAGGATCGCCGGGGGTTCTTCACGCCCTGTCGGACCGCGCACAGCCCGCCCCGGCTAGTGTGGAGCAGTCCGCGCTGTGCCGTCGGGCACCTGTCTTCTACGTTTTGGAGTACCCCGTGGCCTCAGTTCTCGAAAAGGTCCTTCGCGTCGGGGAGGGCCGGGTCCTCCGCCGCCTCGAGAACTACGCGAAAGCCGTCAACGCCCTCGAAGAGGACTTCACGCACCTCAGCGACGAGGAGCTGAAGAACGAGACCGTCGAGCTGCGCGAGCGCTACTCGAACGGCGAGTCGCTCGACGACCTGCTGCCGGAGGCGTTCGCCGCCGTCCGCGAGGCGTCGCGCCGCACGCTCGGCCTCCGCCACTTCGACGTCCAGCTGATGGGCGGGGCAGCGCTGCACCTCGGCAACATCGCCGAGATGAAGACCGGCGAGGGCAAGACCCTCGTCGCGACCCTGCCGGCGTACCTCAACGCGATCGCGAGCCGCGGCGTGCACATCGTCACGGTCAACGACTTCCTCGCGAACTACCAGTCCGAGCTGATGGGCCGCGTGTTCCGCGCCCTGGGCATGACGACCGGCGTGATCCTCTCCGGCCAGACCCCCGAGCAGCGCCGCGAGCAGTACGCGGCCGACATCACCTACGGCACGAACAACGAGTTCGGCTTCGACTACCTCCGCGACAACATGGCCTGGCAGGCGCAGGACATGGTCCAGCGCGGCCACTTCTTCGCCGTGGTCGACGAGGTCGACTCGATCCTCATCGACGAGGCGCGCACCCCGCTGATCATCTCCGGCCCCGCCTCGGGCGAGGCCAACCGCTGGTTCGCCGAGTTCGCGGGCCTCGCCAAGCGCCTCGTCGAGGGCGAGGACTACGAGGTCGACGAGAAGAAGCGCACCGTAGGCGTCCTCGAGCCCGGCATCGAGAAGGTCGAGGACTATCTCGGCATCGACAACCTCTACGAGTCCGCGAACACCCCGCTGATCTCGTTCCTCAACAACTCGATCAAGGCCCGCGCCCTGTTCAAGAAGGACAAGGACTACGTCGTCCTCAACGGCGAGGTGATGATCGTCGACGAGCACACCGGCCGCATCCTCGCCGGCCGCCGCTACAACGAGGGCATCCACCAGGCGATCGAGGCGAAGGAGGGCGTGCAGGTCAAGGCCGAGAACCAGACCCTCGCCACCGTCACGCTGCAGAACTACTTCCGCCTCTACGGCAAGCTGTCCGGGATGACCGGAACGGCCGAGACCGAGGCCGCCGAGTTCATGTCGACCTACAAGCTCGGCGTGGTCTCCATCCCGACCAACCGCAGGATGCAGCGCATCGACAACGCCGACCTCGTCTACAAGAACGAGCAGGTCAAGTTCGAGCAGGTCGTCGAGGACATCGTCGAGCGCCACGCGGCGGGTCAGCCCGTGCTGGTCGGCACGACCAGCGTCGAGAAGAGCGAGTACCTCTCCCGCCTGCTCGCCAAGAAGGGCGTGCGGCACGAGGTGCTCAACGCCAAGAACCACGCCCGCGAGGCCGCGATCGTCGCGCAGGCCGGACGCCTCGGCGCCGTCACCGTCGCGACCAACATGGCCGGTCGCGGCACCGACATCATGCTCGGCGGCAACGCCGAGTTCCTCGCGGTCACCGAGATGTCGACCAAGGGCCTCAGCCCGGTCGACACCCCCGACGAGTACGAGGCGGCCTGGGACGACGTGTTCGCCGGCGTCAAGGCGAAGGTCGCGGAGGAGGCCGAGAAGGTGCAGTCCGCCGGCGGCCTCTACGTGCTCGGCACCGAGCGCCACGAGTCGCGCCGGATCGACAACCAGCTCCGCGGCCGCTCCGGCCGCCAGGGCGACCCGGGGGAGAGCCGCTTCTACCTCTCGCTCACCGACGACCTGATGCGCCTGTTCAACTCCGGTGCCGCGGAGGCCCTGATGGGCCGCGGCAACGTGCCGGACGACATGGCGATCGAGTCCAAGGTCGTCTCGCGCGCCATCCGCAGCGCGCAGTCGCAGGTCGAGGCGCGCAACGCCGAGATCCGCAAGAACGTGCTCAAGTACGACGACGTCCTCAACCGCCAGCGCGAGGCGATCTACTCCGACCGCCGTCACATCCTCGAGGGCGACGACCTGCACGAGCGGACCCAGAAGTTCCTCGTCGACGTGATCGACGAGATCCTCGAGGTGCACACCGGCGAGGGCAACGGCGACGACTGGGACTTCGACGCGCTCTGGACCGAGCTCAAGACGCTCTACCCGGTCAGCCTCTCGATCGACGAGGTGGTGCAGGAGGCCGGCAGCCGCGGCCGGATCAACAAGGAGTTCATGCGCCGCGAGATCCTCTCGGACGCGAAGCTCGCCTACCAGGGCCGTGAGGAGCAGCTCGGTGCGCCCGCCATGCGCGAGCTCGAGCGCCGGGTCGTGCTCTCGGTGATCGACCGCCGCTGGCGCGACCACCTCTACGAGATGGACTACCTCAAGGACGGCATCGGCCTGCGTGCGATGGCCCAGCGCGACCCGCTGGTCGAGTACCAGCGCGAGGGCTTCACGCTGTTCCAGCAGATGATGGGCCAGATCCGCGAGGAGACCGTCGGCTTCCTCTTCAACCTCGAGGTCGAGGTCACCCAGAAGCAGGGCGAGGTCGCCGGTGTCGCCGCGAAGGGCCTCGCCGAGCCGGTCGCCCCGGTCGAGAAGCTCAGCTACTCCGCGCCGAGCGACTCGGGCGGTGTCGAGGTCCGCGACCAGCGCGGCCGCGTGCAGCAGGCGGCGACGGCCAAGGCCAGCGCCGCGGCCGCCCGCGAGGCGCGCCCGGACGACGCCGAGGACGCCTCGACCACCGGCGCCTTCGGCCAGCAGACCGGCGGCTCGGACGAGACGCCGAACAACCGCCAGGAGCGTCGCGCGCAGACCAAGCGCCGCTGATCCAGCGCCGACTGCACACGACGAAGGCCCCGGCTCCGGCCCTGACCCTGCTCGAGCGGGGTGCAGGATGCGGGGCGCGGGGCCTTCGCCGTCGACGGGGCCGGTCAGGCGCGGGAGCGCACCAGCGCCGAGACGAAGCCGCCGGCGAAGGTGTCGCCGAGTCCGATCGTGGTGGGGCGGTCGGTCTCGAGGACGAGGCCGGGGGTGCAGACCGCCGGCAGCCGCGCCGCCACCGCGGCGCAGACCGCGACGCCTCCGGGTTGCGGGGACAGCTGCGCGACGCGGTCGTAGTCGGCGGCGGTGATGCCGTCGCCGAGCAGGTAGCGGGTGCTCGCCATCGTGACCCCGCCGACGAGCGCCGCGCGGAACCGCTCGGCCTCCGCTCCGACGGCCGTCGACCAGTGCCGGGTGTGCACCACGAGCACGGGGCCGGGGAGCAGCGCGGCCGCCGTCGCCAGCGCCTCGGCCACCGCCTCCGGATCGAGCAGGTCGAGCCGGTCCCCGAGCAGGGCCTGCAGCTCGTCCTCGTTCATGCTGACGACGTCGACGCAGCCGAGCAGGGCCGAGCGGGCCCGGTCCTGCAGCGCGGGCAGGTGGAATCCCGCGTCCTCGTAGACGACGTCGGCCGATGCCGGGAGCGCCGCGAGGTGCCGCTTCAGCGTCTTCAGCCGATCCGCCAGCACCGCCTCGTCCTGGATGCTGTTGAAGCCGGAGACCAGGAAGACGCCCGCTTCTGCCAGCACGCCGCCGAGTCCCTCCGCCAGCAGCAGCTCGCGGTTGGGCGGGTCGTTCGCGAAGATCACCCGGTTCGGGTGCGGCGCCACCAGCACGCGGTCGCCGAGGCGGACTCGGGCGCCGCGCGGGAACTGCACGATCAGGTGCGGGTCGGTGGTGTCCGCGGTCGCGCTCGAGACGTACTCGGTCCCGGGAGGCAGGAGCCGGCGGACGTGGTCGTCGATGCTCACCAGATGCTGGGTGGCGGTGAGGCCGTGC
Proteins encoded in this window:
- a CDS encoding GerMN domain-containing protein translates to MRSAAAAVLLLAALVGCAGIPRGGDVGVGQPDTAPQDLQYDFLPSGPAEGADQFEILTGFIDAASSPQNNYKIAREFLSTGADWTPSEHVTVDEGQRSSTQPGASTLSLTITPVAEVDATGVYSEVAAAAALELDYGFVQENGEWRISAPPSGVVIDRTTFQQVFSTYALYFFDPSYSYLVPDLRWFASRADSSTSTTIVTELLRGPTPWLRDSSAVVSAFPTGTALAAETVPVEAQRAVVDLNSAALEADERQWRRMALQLGRSLANVSNVTGVSLSVQQNPIEIPTEVTGLPTSPRVDTRPLVLTDGEFGFLGSSGLAETAVSDRIAALGPRAAVLGEQRGADSSASAAVLTGAGVSLVTPGVDDVLLDARSGLAAPGMDPFGYVWSVPTAAPNQLVAYSSDGSRSLQVATAWPEIESIASFALSRDGTRMLALAQDGQQATVLVAGVTRSANGDPIAIGEPVVLRSTLGTAVAAAWTDELDVVSVVRGSTGEDTVTTNQLGGADTPLGTTTGTVQIAAGNASTQIRILAEGGELRQQRGSAWQTVATGIGLLATQTGMGS
- the raiA gene encoding ribosome-associated translation inhibitor RaiA, with amino-acid sequence MDIDITGRNMGITDRFRAYATEKSEKIAHLADRALALEIKASRHSEGKGAAAGDRVELTLIGKGPVVRAEASGADKYAAFDVALGRLLERVRRAKDRKKVHRGQHRPTSLRDAAADDFSVVAIQPADAEVLERLSTGVIPVQEEPAPVDAAVDEDDVEEPYCPVVIRTKVFPSVSMSVDDAVDYMELVGHDFYLFIDADTDRPSVVYRRKGWDYGVIGLGDEADAQPEAAAV
- the mtrB gene encoding MtrAB system histidine kinase MtrB, with the protein product MSLARRFRMPSVRRWPRRVLRAWRSSLQFRAVAITVLLSGIAIGSTGAYLSYSISDNLFQSRLNQVTGDTSRATRAAQGYLDAATVSTRQDMEEVMNSVRTAVRDASSSALIAVVRAPDQEPSSLAPQDSYNRELQNGVISDDLRERVQAGADGQYWQSVTLGASGQQLPGIVVGSTIELPSSAGRYELYIGYSLADAERTLQFVQQVLNIAGILLILLIGAVSWVVVRIVVAPVRVAAETSQRLAAGDFDVRIPERGQDVIATLARSFNGMADSLQEQISELATLSRVQQRFVSDVSHELRTPLTTMKLAGDVLYDQREGFPPVAERTVELLHGQIGRFESLLADLLEISRHDAGSAELELEPVNLVRLASEEMDGMRGIAEANGSQLTLSAPGGYFDAEMDARRIRRIVRNLLGNAIEHGDGREIVVTVDSNATAVALAVRDYGHGMSSEEVVRVFDRFWRADPSRRRTLGGTGLGLSIAQEDTALHHGWLQVWSMPGRGACFRLTVPRRRGERIDASPLPLPPVDAGEQEFTGPIVLPPLPPLPVDGVPEHGVVQ
- the secA gene encoding preprotein translocase subunit SecA; this translates as MASVLEKVLRVGEGRVLRRLENYAKAVNALEEDFTHLSDEELKNETVELRERYSNGESLDDLLPEAFAAVREASRRTLGLRHFDVQLMGGAALHLGNIAEMKTGEGKTLVATLPAYLNAIASRGVHIVTVNDFLANYQSELMGRVFRALGMTTGVILSGQTPEQRREQYAADITYGTNNEFGFDYLRDNMAWQAQDMVQRGHFFAVVDEVDSILIDEARTPLIISGPASGEANRWFAEFAGLAKRLVEGEDYEVDEKKRTVGVLEPGIEKVEDYLGIDNLYESANTPLISFLNNSIKARALFKKDKDYVVLNGEVMIVDEHTGRILAGRRYNEGIHQAIEAKEGVQVKAENQTLATVTLQNYFRLYGKLSGMTGTAETEAAEFMSTYKLGVVSIPTNRRMQRIDNADLVYKNEQVKFEQVVEDIVERHAAGQPVLVGTTSVEKSEYLSRLLAKKGVRHEVLNAKNHAREAAIVAQAGRLGAVTVATNMAGRGTDIMLGGNAEFLAVTEMSTKGLSPVDTPDEYEAAWDDVFAGVKAKVAEEAEKVQSAGGLYVLGTERHESRRIDNQLRGRSGRQGDPGESRFYLSLTDDLMRLFNSGAAEALMGRGNVPDDMAIESKVVSRAIRSAQSQVEARNAEIRKNVLKYDDVLNRQREAIYSDRRHILEGDDLHERTQKFLVDVIDEILEVHTGEGNGDDWDFDALWTELKTLYPVSLSIDEVVQEAGSRGRINKEFMRREILSDAKLAYQGREEQLGAPAMRELERRVVLSVIDRRWRDHLYEMDYLKDGIGLRAMAQRDPLVEYQREGFTLFQQMMGQIREETVGFLFNLEVEVTQKQGEVAGVAAKGLAEPVAPVEKLSYSAPSDSGGVEVRDQRGRVQQAATAKASAAAAREARPDDAEDASTTGAFGQQTGGSDETPNNRQERRAQTKRR
- a CDS encoding ADP-dependent glucokinase/phosphofructokinase, whose translation is MSERIVLGLGGTVDYEIDWDDAVVQALAEEHGIRAAELTRTAPVTTERELLVALLAFLVDGAGGERFASSSRIVEEFAQRFPRRITLGGTGVRAGYALAVHGLTATQHLVSIDDHVRRLLPPGTEYVSSATADTTDPHLIVQFPRGARVRLGDRVLVAPHPNRVIFANDPPNRELLLAEGLGGVLAEAGVFLVSGFNSIQDEAVLADRLKTLKRHLAALPASADVVYEDAGFHLPALQDRARSALLGCVDVVSMNEDELQALLGDRLDLLDPEAVAEALATAAALLPGPVLVVHTRHWSTAVGAEAERFRAALVGGVTMASTRYLLGDGITAADYDRVAQLSPQPGGVAVCAAVAARLPAVCTPGLVLETDRPTTIGLGDTFAGGFVSALVRSRA
- a CDS encoding ComF family protein, whose protein sequence is MLRDHLLDALAVLLPVDCPACGLPATRVPCADCASALAGEARPHLRRLGPDDDPLEVLVGAEYSGTVRRLVLALKAEGRVAAARPLGALLRPVVLGALDGAPALLVAPPRSRLRHLRRGFDPVDLLVRSAGGRLARPLARTRLALDQVGLARAERRANLDGAFRARRPLGGERILLVDDVVTSGATLLELRRAVRAGGGAVAGAVALAGTPRRRSATS